The Tistrella mobilis genome window below encodes:
- a CDS encoding MFS transporter, translating to MSTVLASVAAVLLSIAIAQLGNGMLSSLVGLRLAVEGVSTIAIGLVGAAHFVGWIIGAATAQRVIVRVGHIRAFSAFAAIGSVAILSLGFFLDLVGWALLRVVTGYCMAALFMTAESWLNSASTNQTRGKVLSAYIISLNLALAGGQFLLTLEDVRMPLLYALAAMALSLALVPLALTRSLTPEIHAAPRLGLLSLWRVSPLGLAAVVSSGLIIGSIQGGMGAVFARGIGLDTAGVSAFVATVFLGGLFLQWPVGWLSDRIDRRRVLAGAAIMVTIGSLVVMAGAGGMPQAETPADGVLAGSGLLAGIIPEGTAIWLLFIGAVIVGGAGYALYPVATAHVNDLVEPGRMIAAAGGLVLGGGLGSAIGPIMASGIMSLVGPSGLFAWAVLAGAGLAAFALYRARIRPQVPASAKTPAVVSPRTTPAVTVMATDISGAESPLESDEAMMAAATAESAVEPVVVPEAVVLRNGDVPRETTDRFAESARKAISDEEGGGPDNEKRATDGSAAPDRDGADASAPKDDQAR from the coding sequence ATGAGCACGGTTCTCGCCTCAGTCGCCGCGGTGCTGCTCAGCATCGCCATCGCCCAGCTGGGCAACGGCATGCTCTCTTCGCTGGTGGGCCTCCGGCTTGCCGTCGAAGGGGTCAGCACGATCGCCATCGGCCTGGTCGGTGCAGCCCATTTCGTGGGCTGGATCATCGGTGCCGCCACGGCCCAGCGGGTGATCGTGCGGGTCGGGCATATCCGGGCCTTTTCGGCCTTTGCGGCGATCGGCTCGGTGGCGATCCTGTCGCTCGGCTTCTTTCTGGATCTGGTCGGCTGGGCACTGCTGCGTGTCGTTACCGGCTATTGCATGGCAGCGCTGTTCATGACCGCGGAAAGCTGGCTCAACTCGGCCAGCACCAACCAGACCCGCGGCAAGGTGCTCTCGGCCTATATCATCTCGCTCAACCTGGCACTCGCCGGCGGTCAGTTCCTGCTGACGCTGGAAGACGTGCGGATGCCGCTGCTCTATGCGCTCGCCGCCATGGCGCTGTCGCTGGCGCTGGTGCCGTTGGCCCTGACCCGCAGCCTGACGCCCGAGATCCATGCGGCGCCCCGGCTGGGGCTTCTCTCGCTCTGGCGGGTCTCTCCCCTCGGCCTTGCCGCGGTGGTGTCCAGCGGGCTGATCATCGGCAGTATCCAGGGTGGTATGGGGGCCGTGTTCGCGCGCGGCATCGGTCTGGACACGGCCGGCGTCTCGGCTTTCGTCGCCACGGTCTTTCTGGGCGGGCTTTTCCTGCAATGGCCGGTGGGCTGGCTGTCGGACCGCATCGATCGTCGCCGGGTTCTGGCCGGGGCGGCGATCATGGTGACCATCGGCAGCCTGGTGGTGATGGCCGGTGCCGGGGGCATGCCGCAGGCTGAAACGCCTGCTGACGGTGTGCTGGCAGGGTCGGGACTCCTTGCCGGCATCATTCCGGAAGGCACGGCGATCTGGCTGCTGTTCATCGGTGCGGTGATCGTTGGTGGTGCCGGTTATGCGCTCTATCCCGTTGCCACCGCCCATGTGAACGACCTGGTCGAGCCGGGTCGGATGATTGCCGCCGCCGGCGGGCTGGTGCTGGGCGGCGGGCTCGGCTCGGCGATCGGCCCGATTATGGCCTCGGGTATCATGAGCCTTGTCGGCCCCTCGGGCCTCTTCGCCTGGGCAGTGCTGGCCGGAGCGGGGTTGGCGGCCTTCGCCCTCTATCGTGCCCGAATCCGGCCGCAGGTGCCCGCCAGTGCCAAGACGCCGGCCGTGGTCTCGCCCCGCACTACCCCGGCGGTCACGGTGATGGCGACAGACATCTCGGGCGCCGAGTCGCCGCTTGAAAGCGACGAGGCGATGATGGCTGCCGCAACGGCAGAATCTGCCGTCGAGCCCGTCGTCGTTCCCGAAGCGGTGGTCCTGCGGAACGGCGATGTTCCCAGGGAAACGACCGACAGGTTTGCCGAATCGGCCCGCAAGGCGATTTCCGACGAGGAAGGAGGGGGCCCCGACAACGAAAAAAGGGCCACCGACGGATCGGCGGCCCCGGATCGGGATGGTGCGGATGCCTCCGCGCCGAAGGATGATCAGGCCCGGTAA
- a CDS encoding ABC transporter ATP-binding protein yields the protein MGEQTPLLEVKDVSLRFGGVRALTEVSFHVRPGELFSIIGPNGAGKTSMLNCVSGRYTPTEGRILFEGRDVTGLSPNHRAALGIGRTFQNLALFGHMSVLDNIMVGRHHLLKNNILTGSLYWLGGARREELEHRRAVEDIIDFLEIAHVRRATAGQLSYGLRKRVELARAIALRPKLLLLDEPMAGMNLEEKEDMARFIIDLSEEWGMTIIMIEHDMGVVADISHRIMVLDFGRKLAEGSAEDVLNDEHVKKAYLGEDDDEEAVA from the coding sequence ATGGGCGAACAGACCCCGCTCCTGGAGGTCAAGGACGTATCGTTGCGATTCGGCGGCGTGCGCGCCCTGACCGAGGTCAGCTTCCACGTCCGGCCCGGCGAGCTGTTCTCGATCATCGGGCCGAACGGTGCCGGCAAGACCTCGATGCTGAACTGCGTGTCGGGCCGCTACACGCCCACCGAGGGCCGCATCCTGTTCGAAGGCCGCGACGTGACCGGGCTGTCGCCCAACCACCGCGCGGCCCTCGGCATCGGCCGGACCTTTCAGAATCTCGCACTTTTCGGCCACATGTCCGTGCTCGACAACATCATGGTCGGCCGGCATCACCTGCTGAAGAACAATATCCTCACCGGCTCGCTCTACTGGCTGGGCGGCGCCCGCCGCGAAGAGCTGGAACACCGCCGTGCGGTGGAAGACATCATCGATTTCCTCGAGATCGCCCATGTCCGCCGTGCCACGGCGGGCCAGCTGTCTTATGGCCTGCGCAAGCGGGTGGAGCTGGCACGGGCAATCGCCCTCAGACCCAAGCTGCTGCTGCTCGACGAGCCGATGGCGGGCATGAACCTTGAAGAAAAAGAGGACATGGCCCGGTTCATCATCGACCTCTCCGAGGAATGGGGCATGACCATCATCATGATCGAGCACGACATGGGGGTGGTCGCCGACATTTCGCACCGGATCATGGTGCTCGATTTCGGGCGCAAGCTTGCCGAAGGCTCGGCCGAGGACGTGCTCAACGACGAGCACGTCAAGAAGGCCTATCTCGGCGAGGATGACGACGAAGAGGCGGTGGCGTGA
- the htpG gene encoding molecular chaperone HtpG, which produces MAEALDTEETRVFDADVGRILDIVAHALYSEREVFLRELIANAADACDKRRFLAQTDEALAEGAGDAAVTLVPDAGARTLTVSDTGVGMNRDELIANLGTIARSGTAEFAKKLSGDAAKDGSLIGQFGVGFYSAFMVADEVVVETRRLGEAQGWRWTSDGRGGYRIEAIARDTVGTDVILHLKEDASEFLDPWRLKAVVKRWSDHLALPIRLDPRRAEGGKEDEGIETINAAQALWTRPKAEIEPETYTAFYRDISHAFDEPWAVIHNRNEGTIEYTNLLFIPSERPADLYEPERKPRLRLHVRRMFITDDCEALLPGWLRFLRGVVDSADLPLNVSREMLQNTPLLTKIRQGLVKRVLGELESRAKSDAEAYARFWDAFGAVVKEGLYEDFENRNRLLGLARFRSTAVDGWTSLADYVARMKPEQKAIYVMVGDSVDAARVSPQLEGFKARGLEVLLLGDPIDGFWTMIAPDFDGKPIRAVGRVADDELAAFPKVDADGKAAPETKDEAAEGEAGIDGAALADLIGRALGDRVRAVRPSARLVDSPACLAAGSDGPDPALERLLARSGRGGPVRAPILEINPDHALLKALKGLAAEAGEDAAARAAALAEPAELLLDQARLAEGEAPADPAAFARRLAQLMTRAYRA; this is translated from the coding sequence ATGGCTGAAGCCCTCGACACTGAAGAGACCCGCGTGTTCGATGCCGATGTCGGCCGCATCCTCGACATCGTCGCCCATGCCCTCTACAGCGAGCGCGAAGTCTTCCTGCGCGAGCTGATCGCCAATGCCGCAGATGCCTGCGACAAGCGCCGATTCCTGGCGCAGACCGACGAGGCTCTGGCGGAAGGGGCCGGTGATGCTGCGGTGACCCTGGTGCCGGATGCCGGCGCCCGGACCCTCACCGTCTCGGACACCGGCGTCGGCATGAACCGCGACGAGCTGATCGCCAATCTGGGCACCATCGCCCGTTCTGGCACGGCTGAATTCGCAAAGAAGCTCTCGGGCGACGCGGCGAAGGACGGCAGCCTGATCGGCCAGTTCGGCGTCGGCTTCTATTCGGCCTTCATGGTCGCCGACGAGGTGGTGGTGGAGACCCGCAGGCTGGGTGAGGCGCAGGGCTGGCGCTGGACGTCGGATGGCCGCGGCGGCTACCGGATCGAGGCCATCGCCCGCGATACCGTCGGCACCGACGTCATCCTGCACCTCAAGGAGGATGCGTCCGAGTTCCTCGATCCCTGGCGGCTGAAAGCGGTGGTCAAGCGCTGGTCCGACCATCTCGCCCTGCCGATCCGGCTGGACCCGCGCAGGGCTGAGGGCGGCAAGGAAGACGAGGGTATCGAGACCATCAACGCCGCCCAGGCGCTGTGGACCCGGCCCAAGGCGGAGATCGAGCCCGAGACCTATACCGCCTTCTATCGCGACATTTCCCATGCCTTCGATGAACCCTGGGCGGTGATCCACAACCGCAACGAAGGCACAATCGAATACACCAACCTGCTGTTCATCCCGAGCGAGCGGCCGGCCGATCTCTACGAGCCGGAGCGCAAGCCGCGTCTGCGGCTGCATGTCCGGCGGATGTTCATCACCGACGATTGCGAGGCCCTGCTGCCCGGCTGGCTGCGCTTCCTGCGCGGGGTGGTCGACAGCGCCGACCTGCCGCTGAACGTCAGCCGCGAGATGCTGCAGAACACACCGCTGCTGACCAAGATCCGTCAGGGTCTGGTGAAGCGCGTGCTGGGCGAACTCGAGTCGCGGGCGAAGTCCGATGCCGAGGCCTATGCGAGGTTCTGGGACGCCTTCGGCGCCGTGGTGAAGGAAGGCCTGTACGAGGACTTCGAGAACCGGAATCGGCTGCTGGGCCTTGCCCGCTTCCGGTCGACCGCCGTCGACGGCTGGACCAGCCTCGCCGACTATGTCGCCCGCATGAAGCCCGAGCAGAAGGCGATCTATGTGATGGTGGGCGACAGTGTCGATGCGGCGCGGGTCAGCCCGCAGCTTGAAGGCTTCAAGGCCCGCGGGCTGGAGGTGCTGCTGCTCGGCGACCCGATCGACGGCTTCTGGACCATGATCGCGCCCGATTTCGACGGCAAGCCGATCCGCGCCGTGGGCCGCGTCGCCGACGACGAACTCGCGGCCTTCCCCAAGGTGGATGCAGACGGCAAGGCGGCGCCCGAGACCAAGGACGAGGCCGCCGAAGGTGAGGCCGGCATCGACGGTGCCGCTCTCGCCGATCTGATCGGGCGGGCGCTGGGTGACCGGGTGCGGGCGGTGCGGCCCTCGGCCCGGCTGGTCGACAGCCCGGCCTGCCTGGCCGCCGGCAGCGACGGGCCGGATCCGGCGCTGGAGCGTCTGCTGGCGCGTTCGGGACGCGGTGGCCCGGTGCGGGCGCCGATCCTTGAGATCAACCCCGACCATGCCCTGCTGAAGGCCCTGAAGGGTCTGGCGGCCGAGGCCGGCGAGGATGCGGCCGCCCGCGCCGCCGCTCTTGCCGAGCCGGCCGAGCTGTTGCTCGATCAGGCGCGGCTGGCCGAAGGCGAGGCACCAGCCGATCCCGCCGCCTTTGCCCGCAGGCTGGCCCAGCTGATGACCCGGGCTTACCGGGCCTGA
- a CDS encoding long-chain fatty acid--CoA ligase → MSQQFPDFTVHDTLPKLLAHNAATHGSEVALREKEFGIWNEFTWSDYNDRVREMALGLISLGVTRGEVVAILSKNRPEALYGEIAIHALGGMSLAIYQDAMSSEVAYLLNYAGAHVVLCEDEEQVDKLLELDDEIPTVRTIVYADPRGMRKYDDPRLKDLAEVYELGRALHSRDPDRYAREVAAGKGDDVAILCTTSGTTSNPKMAMLQGGRFLEHCARYLMVDPKGPTDDYVSVLPMPWIMEQIYAVAQPLICRIRVNFVEEPETMMADLREIGPSFVLLAPRVWEQIAADVRARMMESTPLKNALYDFGMKRALKALEQGRRSKLASFVVLRALRDRLGFSNLKSAATGGAALGPDTFKFFQALGVPLRQIYGQTETAGAYTVHLADDVDMNTVGKPFPGVEIKIVAPDENGVGEIVARHDGLMAGYYRNEKATTEDLRDGWMYSGDAGYFDKKGHLVVIDRIKDIAETANRVRFSPQFIENKLKFSSFIGECVVLGNQKPFISAILCIRYSVVSKWAEQRGIAFTTYTDLSARADVYDLLRQEVERVNETLPEAQRIRRFLLLYKELDADDGELTRTRKVRRNVINERYGRIIDAIYDGRDDIDIDTTITFQDGKQARIQTVLRIVDLGAPVVPLRKAS, encoded by the coding sequence ATGTCCCAGCAATTCCCCGATTTCACGGTCCACGACACGCTGCCGAAGCTGCTCGCGCACAACGCCGCCACCCACGGATCCGAGGTGGCCCTGCGGGAGAAGGAATTCGGCATCTGGAACGAGTTCACCTGGTCCGACTACAACGACCGGGTGCGCGAGATGGCGCTCGGTCTGATCTCGCTCGGCGTCACCCGTGGCGAGGTGGTGGCGATCCTGTCCAAGAACAGGCCCGAAGCTCTCTATGGCGAGATCGCGATCCATGCCCTGGGCGGCATGAGTCTCGCGATCTATCAGGACGCCATGTCGAGCGAGGTGGCCTATCTGCTCAACTATGCCGGTGCCCATGTGGTGCTGTGCGAGGATGAAGAGCAGGTCGACAAGCTGCTGGAACTCGATGACGAGATCCCGACGGTGCGCACCATCGTCTATGCCGATCCGCGCGGCATGCGCAAATACGACGACCCGCGGCTGAAGGACCTGGCCGAGGTCTATGAGCTCGGCCGGGCACTGCACAGCCGCGACCCCGACCGTTATGCGCGGGAAGTGGCTGCCGGCAAGGGTGACGACGTCGCGATCCTCTGCACCACCTCCGGCACGACGTCGAACCCCAAGATGGCCATGCTGCAGGGCGGTCGCTTCCTCGAACACTGCGCGCGCTATCTGATGGTCGACCCCAAAGGTCCGACCGATGACTACGTCTCCGTGCTGCCGATGCCCTGGATCATGGAGCAGATCTACGCCGTGGCTCAGCCGCTGATCTGCCGGATCCGGGTCAATTTCGTCGAAGAACCCGAGACGATGATGGCTGATCTGCGCGAGATCGGGCCAAGCTTCGTGCTGCTGGCACCGCGGGTCTGGGAGCAGATCGCCGCCGATGTTCGCGCCCGGATGATGGAGAGCACGCCCCTCAAGAATGCGCTCTATGATTTCGGCATGAAGCGGGCGCTGAAGGCGCTGGAGCAGGGCCGCCGGTCGAAACTCGCCAGTTTCGTGGTGCTGCGGGCACTGCGTGACCGGCTCGGCTTCTCGAACCTGAAATCGGCAGCGACGGGCGGTGCGGCACTCGGTCCCGACACCTTCAAGTTCTTTCAGGCGCTGGGTGTGCCACTGCGTCAGATCTATGGCCAGACAGAAACCGCCGGCGCCTATACCGTGCATCTGGCCGACGATGTCGACATGAACACGGTCGGCAAGCCCTTCCCGGGCGTGGAAATCAAGATTGTCGCGCCCGACGAAAATGGCGTGGGCGAGATCGTCGCCCGTCATGACGGCCTGATGGCCGGCTACTACAGGAATGAGAAGGCGACGACCGAAGATCTGCGCGACGGCTGGATGTATTCCGGCGATGCCGGATATTTCGACAAGAAGGGCCATCTGGTCGTCATCGACCGCATCAAGGACATCGCCGAAACCGCGAACCGGGTGCGCTTCTCGCCCCAGTTCATCGAGAACAAGCTCAAATTCTCGAGCTTCATCGGCGAATGCGTTGTACTGGGCAACCAGAAACCATTCATCTCGGCGATCCTGTGCATCCGGTATTCGGTCGTCTCCAAATGGGCCGAGCAGCGGGGCATCGCCTTCACCACCTATACCGACCTTTCGGCGCGGGCGGATGTCTATGATCTGCTGCGTCAGGAAGTGGAGCGGGTGAACGAGACCCTGCCCGAGGCCCAGCGCATCCGGCGCTTCCTGCTGCTCTACAAAGAGCTGGACGCCGATGACGGCGAACTGACCCGCACCCGCAAGGTGCGGCGCAACGTCATCAACGAGCGCTATGGCCGGATCATCGACGCGATCTACGACGGCCGCGACGACATCGACATCGATACGACCATCACCTTCCAGGACGGCAAACAGGCACGGATCCAGACGGTTCTGCGCATCGTCGACCTGGGGGCACCAGTGGTACCGCTGCGCAAGGCGAGCTGA
- the acnA gene encoding aconitate hydratase AcnA, which yields MTANRLDSFSTRSTLTVDGKAYDYFSLPKAEAAGLEGVSQLPFSLKVLLENLLRYEDGRSVTDADVKALVAWVKDRKSDHEIAYRPARVLMQDFTGVPAVVDLATMRAAMKQLGGDVNRINPLSPVDLVIDHSVQVDRFGTSTAFEENVDLEMERNAERYSFLRWGQGAFNNFRVVPPGTGICHQVNLEYLAKTVWTAEEDGRTVAYPDTLVGTDSHTTMVNGLAVLGWGVGGIEAEAAMLGQPVSMVIPEVIGFKLTGKLKEGTTATDLVLTVTQMLRKKGVVGKFVEFYGEGLDNMVLTDRATIANMAPEYGATCGFFPIDGETLNYLRLSGRDDETVALVEAYAKAQGMWREAGSPDPVFTDTLELDMSTVEPSLAGPKRPQDRVPLSTVPASFRESLPTLTKNKGTAADAVAEVAGADYKLTHGHVAIAAITSCTNTSNPDVMLGAGLVAKKAVERGLTVKPWVKTSLAPGSKVVTEYLRAAGVQDALDALGFNLVGYGCTTCIGNSGPLAEPISAAVNANDLVVTSVLSGNRNFEGRVNPDVRANYLASPMLVVVYAIAGSVLVDLDNEPLGHDKDGTPVYLRDIWPTSAEIRETVRSVITSQMFRGEYADVFSGDAAWQAIQAPEGETYEWDDKSTYVKMPPYFDGMSPVASDEIAPINGARALAILGDSVTTDHISPAGNIAKNSPAARYLTEHGVAPADFNSYGARRGNHEVMMRGTFANVRIRNEMVPGVEGGYTRHIPTGEQLSIYDAAMRYIDAGTPLVVVAGKEYGTGSSRDWAAKGTMLLGVKGVIAESFERIHRSNLVGMGILPLVFGEGWDRAKLGLDGTETFDIVGLGNDLKPRQALTLKVTRANGEVVEAPLVCRIDTLDELEYYKNGGILHYVLRRIASGQA from the coding sequence GTGACAGCGAACCGCCTTGACAGCTTCAGCACCCGTTCGACCCTGACGGTCGACGGTAAGGCGTATGACTATTTCAGCCTGCCCAAGGCGGAGGCCGCCGGCCTCGAGGGTGTTTCGCAGCTCCCCTTCTCGCTCAAGGTGCTGCTTGAAAACCTGCTCCGCTACGAGGACGGCCGCAGCGTCACCGACGCCGACGTCAAGGCTCTCGTCGCCTGGGTGAAGGACCGCAAGAGCGATCACGAGATCGCCTATCGTCCGGCCCGCGTGCTGATGCAGGACTTCACCGGCGTGCCGGCGGTCGTGGACCTCGCCACCATGCGCGCGGCGATGAAGCAGCTCGGCGGCGACGTGAACCGCATCAACCCGCTCTCGCCGGTCGACCTCGTGATCGACCACTCGGTGCAGGTCGACCGCTTCGGCACGTCGACCGCGTTCGAAGAGAACGTCGACCTCGAGATGGAGCGCAATGCCGAGCGGTATTCGTTCCTGCGCTGGGGTCAGGGCGCGTTCAACAACTTCCGCGTCGTTCCTCCGGGAACCGGCATCTGCCACCAGGTGAACCTGGAATATCTGGCGAAGACCGTGTGGACCGCCGAGGAAGACGGCCGCACCGTCGCCTATCCCGATACGCTGGTCGGCACCGACAGCCACACCACCATGGTCAACGGCCTGGCGGTTCTGGGCTGGGGCGTGGGCGGCATCGAGGCCGAGGCCGCGATGCTGGGCCAGCCCGTCAGCATGGTCATCCCCGAGGTGATCGGCTTCAAGCTGACCGGCAAGCTCAAGGAAGGCACCACCGCCACCGACCTCGTGCTGACCGTCACTCAGATGCTGCGCAAGAAGGGCGTGGTCGGCAAGTTCGTCGAGTTCTATGGCGAAGGCCTCGACAACATGGTCCTGACCGACCGTGCGACCATTGCCAACATGGCGCCGGAATATGGCGCGACCTGCGGCTTCTTCCCGATCGACGGCGAGACGCTGAACTATCTGCGCCTGTCGGGCCGTGACGACGAGACCGTGGCGCTGGTCGAGGCCTATGCCAAGGCCCAGGGCATGTGGCGCGAGGCCGGTTCGCCGGATCCGGTGTTCACCGACACCCTCGAACTCGACATGTCGACGGTCGAGCCCTCGCTCGCCGGTCCGAAGCGCCCGCAGGACCGCGTGCCGCTTTCGACCGTGCCGGCCTCGTTCCGCGAGAGCCTGCCGACGCTGACCAAGAACAAGGGCACCGCCGCCGACGCCGTCGCCGAGGTCGCCGGCGCCGATTACAAGCTGACGCACGGCCATGTCGCCATCGCCGCGATCACCAGCTGCACCAACACGTCGAACCCCGACGTCATGCTCGGTGCCGGCCTGGTCGCGAAGAAGGCGGTCGAGCGCGGCCTGACGGTGAAGCCCTGGGTCAAGACCTCACTCGCCCCGGGCTCCAAGGTCGTGACCGAGTATCTGCGCGCCGCCGGCGTGCAGGATGCGCTCGACGCGCTCGGCTTCAACCTGGTCGGCTATGGCTGCACCACCTGCATCGGCAATTCCGGCCCGCTGGCCGAGCCGATCTCGGCGGCCGTCAATGCCAATGATCTGGTCGTGACCTCGGTGCTGTCGGGCAACCGCAACTTCGAAGGCCGCGTGAACCCGGACGTGCGCGCAAACTACCTCGCCAGCCCGATGCTGGTGGTGGTGTATGCGATCGCGGGCTCGGTTCTGGTCGATCTCGACAATGAGCCGCTCGGCCACGACAAGGACGGCACCCCGGTCTATCTGCGCGACATCTGGCCGACCTCGGCCGAGATCCGCGAGACCGTCCGCTCGGTCATCACCTCGCAGATGTTCCGCGGCGAATATGCCGACGTGTTCTCGGGCGACGCCGCCTGGCAGGCCATTCAGGCGCCGGAAGGCGAGACCTACGAGTGGGATGACAAGTCGACCTACGTCAAGATGCCGCCCTATTTCGACGGCATGTCGCCCGTGGCGTCCGACGAGATCGCGCCGATCAACGGTGCCCGCGCGCTCGCCATCCTGGGCGACAGCGTCACCACCGACCACATCTCGCCGGCCGGTAACATCGCAAAGAACAGCCCCGCCGCCCGCTATCTCACCGAGCATGGCGTGGCCCCGGCCGACTTCAACTCGTACGGTGCCCGTCGCGGCAACCACGAGGTGATGATGCGCGGCACCTTCGCGAATGTCCGCATCCGCAACGAGATGGTCCCGGGCGTCGAGGGCGGCTACACCCGCCATATCCCGACCGGCGAACAGCTCAGCATTTATGATGCGGCCATGCGCTACATCGATGCCGGCACCCCGCTGGTCGTGGTCGCCGGCAAGGAATACGGCACCGGTTCGTCGCGCGACTGGGCGGCGAAGGGCACCATGCTGCTGGGCGTGAAAGGCGTCATCGCCGAGAGCTTCGAGCGCATCCACCGCTCGAATCTGGTCGGCATGGGCATCCTGCCGCTGGTCTTCGGTGAGGGCTGGGACCGGGCGAAGCTCGGCCTCGACGGCACCGAGACCTTCGACATCGTCGGCCTCGGCAACGATCTGAAGCCGCGCCAGGCGCTGACCCTCAAGGTCACCCGCGCCAATGGCGAGGTGGTCGAGGCGCCGCTGGTCTGCCGCATCGATACCCTCGACGAGCTCGAGTACTACAAGAACGGTGGCATCCTGCACTACGTGCTGCGCCGCATCGCGAGCGGCCAGGCCTGA